A region of Haloplanus sp. XH21 DNA encodes the following proteins:
- a CDS encoding tyrosine-type recombinase/integrase has translation MDLEPIDPETALELYLKDKQNELAEASLKGKKYRLQHFVRWCHEKGIENLNTLTGRQLHEYRLWRRDDGDLNKVSEKTQMDTLRVFVRWLEAVDGVEQDLSQKVLSPAITPDENSRDVMMDSDQASSVLSHMEKYEYAEPQHVALTLMWHTMMRVGGVHAIDVDDYNSEEQYVKIRHRPDTGTPIKNKGDGERLVALSDDICDLLDDWLDNKRPNVTDEYDREPLLASRQGRLQKTTLRTYVYRWTRPCTYGEECPHDRDPETCEGTVQHAASKCPSSVSPHAIRRGSITHSLNNDMPDKVVSDRANVSPRVIEQHYDRRTEQEKMEQRRDYLDNL, from the coding sequence ATGGATCTCGAACCAATCGATCCCGAGACCGCGCTCGAACTGTACCTGAAAGACAAGCAGAACGAACTGGCTGAGGCCTCACTCAAAGGGAAGAAGTACCGGCTCCAGCACTTCGTCCGCTGGTGTCACGAGAAGGGCATCGAGAACCTCAACACCCTCACGGGTCGCCAGCTGCACGAGTACCGACTCTGGCGGCGTGACGACGGCGACCTGAACAAGGTCAGTGAGAAGACGCAGATGGACACCCTGCGAGTGTTCGTTCGGTGGCTGGAAGCCGTCGACGGCGTCGAACAGGATCTCAGCCAGAAAGTGCTGTCCCCGGCGATCACCCCGGACGAGAACTCCCGGGACGTGATGATGGACAGCGACCAGGCCTCGTCGGTTCTCTCGCACATGGAGAAATACGAGTACGCCGAACCGCAGCACGTCGCACTCACGTTGATGTGGCACACGATGATGCGAGTCGGCGGCGTCCACGCGATAGACGTCGATGACTACAACTCAGAAGAACAGTACGTGAAAATCCGGCATCGCCCCGATACCGGCACCCCGATCAAGAACAAGGGCGATGGTGAGCGACTCGTTGCACTCTCAGACGACATCTGCGATCTCCTCGACGACTGGCTGGACAACAAGCGACCCAACGTAACCGACGAATACGACCGAGAGCCGTTACTGGCCTCTCGGCAAGGTCGCCTGCAGAAGACGACACTCCGCACCTACGTGTACCGATGGACGCGTCCGTGCACGTACGGCGAAGAGTGCCCTCATGACCGCGATCCGGAAACCTGTGAGGGCACCGTCCAGCACGCGGCCTCGAAGTGCCCATCGAGCGTCAGCCCACACGCCATCCGGCGCGGAAGCATCACGCACAGCCTCAATAACGATATGCCGGATAAGGTCGTCAGCGACCGCGCGAACGTCAGTCCGAGAGTGATCGAACAGCACTACGACCGCCGCACGGAACAGGAGAAGATGGAACAGCGGAGGGACTACCTCGATAATCTGTAG
- a CDS encoding DUF429 domain-containing protein yields the protein MYIGVDGCPDGWITVQFNEGGYESSCLYKDIEELWQEYGETAERILIDVPIGLRENSNAKRPCDDAARGKLRPERHSSVFPVPVRAAVHEESYEDAKETQEDRTDGSLGVQSWGIADKIAELDTFLRKTEPDAVGTIRESHPEVCFWALNGESSTEYSKTGQPAAAFWERIEILEAIDGSIVDAVRDVTTDLDAEVGNDDVIDAFALALTASPKTGPLHTLPDEGLERDQGDPTGDLPMEMVYAYP from the coding sequence ATGTACATCGGTGTCGATGGATGTCCGGACGGGTGGATTACAGTTCAATTCAACGAGGGCGGCTACGAATCCTCTTGTCTATACAAGGATATCGAAGAGCTCTGGCAGGAATACGGCGAGACGGCGGAGAGGATCTTGATCGATGTGCCAATCGGTCTTCGGGAGAACTCCAACGCGAAGCGCCCGTGCGACGATGCAGCTCGTGGGAAACTTCGTCCGGAGCGTCACTCCAGCGTGTTTCCCGTTCCAGTGCGGGCTGCTGTTCACGAGGAAAGTTACGAGGACGCAAAAGAGACGCAGGAAGACCGCACTGATGGAAGTCTCGGCGTTCAGTCGTGGGGTATCGCCGATAAGATTGCCGAACTGGATACCTTCCTCCGCAAGACAGAGCCGGATGCCGTTGGAACGATCCGTGAATCCCACCCTGAAGTCTGCTTTTGGGCGCTGAACGGGGAATCCTCCACGGAGTACTCGAAAACGGGCCAACCGGCTGCGGCGTTCTGGGAACGAATCGAGATACTCGAAGCCATCGACGGTTCTATCGTTGATGCCGTCCGCGATGTTACGACCGACCTCGATGCTGAGGTCGGTAATGATGACGTCATCGATGCGTTCGCGTTAGCGCTTACTGCCAGTCCAAAGACCGGCCCGCTTCACACTCTTCCTGACGAGGGATTAGAGAGGGATCAGGGCGATCCGACCGGTGATCTCCCGATGGAGATGGTATACGCGTATCCGTAG
- a CDS encoding permease yields the protein MQATILGGVFEALRIGVGFLWTAAWAIIMGLTVTSLVQVYVSKEQMAQVLGDGDLNGLAKATAFGAASSGCSFGAVAIGKGLFKKGAHAVNFLAFMFASTNLIVELGLMILILLGWEFLVAELLGGLILIAVMAVIVHLTLPENLFDEVRETLNERDRRAGVAEDPTCGMEGKDEYTLTADGGETLKFCSEGCMETYRQEMSSRGGWREELRSWGGWYKVGNQFRKEWSMIWKDIIAGFLISGFVIVFVPQWVWNALFIQGDGLLVTAENAIMGVAIAVISFVGSMGNVPFAVALWGGGISFAGVIAFVYADLITVPVLNVYRKYYGWKIMLYILGVFFVTMAFTGFLMELLFDAFGIVPDLAGGETATEQTYFELNYTFYLNLIAFALSGFLVYVYRRGLGAPGQYRDPVCGMRTDDSEPSATHDGETYYFCSQTCKETFEEDPGEYATGHPMVMEGHDH from the coding sequence ATGCAGGCAACGATACTGGGCGGCGTGTTCGAAGCACTCCGCATCGGCGTCGGATTCCTCTGGACGGCGGCGTGGGCGATCATCATGGGTCTCACGGTCACGAGTCTGGTCCAGGTCTACGTCTCCAAGGAGCAAATGGCTCAGGTTCTGGGCGATGGTGATCTGAACGGTCTCGCCAAGGCGACGGCGTTCGGCGCGGCGAGCAGCGGGTGCAGTTTCGGGGCCGTCGCCATCGGAAAGGGCTTGTTCAAGAAGGGCGCCCACGCGGTGAACTTCCTCGCGTTCATGTTCGCGTCGACGAACCTCATCGTCGAACTCGGACTGATGATCCTCATCCTCCTCGGCTGGGAGTTCCTCGTCGCGGAACTGCTCGGCGGCCTCATCCTCATCGCCGTCATGGCGGTCATCGTCCACCTCACGCTCCCCGAGAACCTCTTCGACGAGGTTCGGGAGACGCTCAACGAGCGCGACCGTAGAGCGGGCGTCGCCGAGGACCCCACCTGCGGGATGGAAGGCAAAGACGAGTACACGCTCACGGCCGACGGCGGCGAGACGCTGAAGTTCTGCTCGGAGGGCTGTATGGAGACCTACCGCCAGGAGATGTCCAGCCGCGGCGGGTGGCGCGAGGAGTTGCGGTCGTGGGGAGGCTGGTACAAGGTCGGGAACCAGTTCCGCAAGGAGTGGTCGATGATCTGGAAGGACATCATCGCTGGCTTCCTCATCTCGGGGTTCGTCATCGTCTTCGTCCCGCAGTGGGTGTGGAACGCCCTGTTCATCCAGGGCGATGGCCTGCTCGTGACCGCCGAGAACGCCATCATGGGCGTCGCCATCGCCGTCATCAGCTTCGTCGGCAGCATGGGCAACGTTCCCTTCGCCGTCGCCCTCTGGGGCGGGGGGATCAGCTTCGCCGGCGTCATCGCCTTCGTCTACGCCGACCTCATCACGGTTCCCGTGTTGAACGTCTACCGAAAGTACTACGGCTGGAAGATCATGCTGTACATCCTCGGCGTCTTCTTCGTCACGATGGCGTTCACTGGCTTCCTCATGGAACTGCTGTTCGACGCCTTCGGCATCGTTCCGGATCTGGCCGGCGGGGAGACGGCGACCGAGCAGACGTACTTCGAGCTCAACTACACGTTCTACCTCAACCTCATCGCGTTCGCGCTCTCCGGCTTTCTGGTGTACGTCTACCGCCGCGGCCTCGGTGCACCCGGTCAGTACCGGGATCCTGTCTGTGGGATGCGGACCGACGACAGCGAGCCATCGGCGACGCACGACGGCGAAACGTACTACTTCTGCTCGCAGACCTGCAAGGAGACCTTCGAGGAGGACCCCGGCGAATACGCCACCGGGCATCCGATGGTGATGGAGGGACACGACCACTGA
- a CDS encoding Eco57I restriction-modification methylase domain-containing protein, whose product MDRAFDQFVLDHVAELADEDLLEATLAHRDRLLFTPQPTEEIGKLYAELTPSEYRQSLGQFRTPPEIAVTMKSWANRDVDHLLDPGMGAGVLSSTFHPRWSLNTDPTHVDGIERSPLARLMGATALTLGGQLNTPRTHDFLTLDPDELQHDIGGIVCNPPYTSGDALPKEYKEQINADIEQSTGIDVSARSPLYTYFMYHSRSFLSSGDRAAFLTPDSSLTTAYGDSLKQFLLDEFSITALVQFDPKGESVFEDAQVTALVSFLEASSGGNEGVTRFIRVDESIDSSTLRNAVQNGEQGETEWGFINHVPQADLVPGQNWAALFDPCDVDTSELTELGEFVTIHRGKSTGDVTFFCLTQDEVDESGISEKHLSQLIRQPKLVQGYDFRGEDWEKLQAAGEEVWLLDPDKLPGVQKSREDFEKQVLFNADSLPRNSNGEVPNVVSYLQDSVYRTNPLGANVIENRPYWYRPRRQASPRFLVQDAGRDGFTFILNETTARNINNFRGFYDVSLDETELKALLAYLNSNIGQQVIQAQTQPQQGGYEKLSINALNELPVIDPTSLKEPIVATLADLFDELCETARENGDCESVLERLNSLLQQVI is encoded by the coding sequence ATGGACAGAGCGTTCGATCAGTTCGTTCTTGACCACGTCGCGGAACTGGCTGATGAGGACCTCCTGGAAGCTACGTTGGCTCACCGGGATCGATTGCTCTTCACACCCCAGCCAACGGAAGAGATTGGGAAGCTCTACGCGGAGCTGACACCGAGTGAGTATCGACAGTCACTCGGGCAGTTTCGGACACCGCCGGAAATTGCAGTGACGATGAAGTCCTGGGCAAACCGCGATGTCGACCACCTTCTCGACCCTGGAATGGGAGCCGGCGTACTATCCAGCACGTTTCACCCGCGCTGGAGTCTGAACACTGACCCCACGCACGTCGACGGGATCGAACGTAGCCCCCTCGCACGGCTCATGGGCGCGACAGCACTCACGTTGGGTGGACAGCTGAATACGCCGCGAACACACGACTTCCTCACTCTTGATCCAGACGAACTGCAACACGACATCGGCGGGATCGTGTGTAACCCCCCATACACGAGCGGGGACGCGCTCCCGAAAGAGTACAAAGAACAGATCAACGCCGACATAGAGCAATCGACAGGAATCGACGTCAGTGCGCGGTCACCACTCTACACGTACTTCATGTACCACAGTCGGTCGTTCCTATCTTCGGGCGACCGTGCAGCGTTCCTCACGCCGGATAGTTCCCTCACGACGGCCTACGGCGACTCACTCAAACAGTTCCTACTTGACGAGTTTTCCATCACCGCGCTCGTTCAGTTCGACCCAAAAGGCGAGTCGGTCTTCGAGGACGCCCAAGTCACCGCACTCGTTTCCTTCTTAGAAGCAAGTTCTGGTGGTAACGAGGGGGTGACGCGCTTTATTCGCGTGGACGAGTCCATCGATTCGAGTACGCTTCGTAACGCAGTGCAGAATGGGGAGCAGGGTGAGACTGAGTGGGGATTCATCAATCACGTGCCGCAAGCGGATCTCGTACCCGGGCAAAACTGGGCAGCACTATTCGATCCCTGCGACGTAGATACAAGCGAGCTGACTGAGCTCGGCGAGTTCGTCACGATCCACCGCGGGAAGTCCACCGGCGATGTGACCTTTTTCTGCCTGACCCAGGACGAAGTCGACGAGTCCGGAATCTCTGAGAAACACTTGTCTCAACTCATTCGCCAACCAAAGCTCGTCCAGGGGTACGATTTCCGTGGAGAGGATTGGGAGAAATTACAGGCTGCTGGTGAGGAGGTGTGGCTACTAGACCCAGACAAACTACCAGGAGTCCAGAAGTCACGGGAGGACTTCGAGAAGCAAGTGCTATTCAACGCTGACTCGCTCCCAAGGAACAGCAACGGCGAGGTGCCGAACGTCGTTTCGTATCTACAGGATAGCGTCTACCGGACCAATCCGCTCGGAGCGAACGTAATCGAGAACCGCCCGTACTGGTATCGCCCCCGTCGACAAGCCTCGCCTCGGTTCTTGGTGCAAGACGCCGGTCGAGACGGCTTCACGTTCATCCTCAACGAGACAACGGCGAGAAACATCAACAACTTCCGTGGATTCTACGACGTGTCCCTTGATGAAACTGAGCTGAAAGCGTTGCTCGCATACCTGAATAGCAACATCGGACAGCAGGTGATCCAAGCACAGACACAACCGCAGCAAGGCGGCTACGAGAAACTCAGTATTAACGCGCTCAACGAACTCCCCGTTATCGATCCGACATCGCTCAAAGAACCTATCGTGGCGACTCTAGCCGACCTATTCGACGAGTTGTGCGAAACTGCCAGAGAAAATGGCGATTGTGAATCGGTGTTAGAGCGTCTCAACAGTCTGCTCCAGCAAGTGATCTGA
- a CDS encoding heavy-metal-associated domain-containing protein — translation MTTTITVEGMSCGHCEQTVEEALQEVSGVTDVTVDSESEQASVDGETDVTALVEAVADAGYTAQARG, via the coding sequence ATGACGACGACCATCACCGTAGAGGGAATGTCGTGCGGTCACTGTGAGCAGACGGTCGAAGAGGCGCTTCAAGAGGTCTCAGGCGTGACTGACGTGACCGTCGACAGTGAGAGCGAACAGGCGAGCGTCGATGGTGAAACAGATGTCACAGCTCTCGTGGAGGCCGTCGCAGACGCGGGGTATACTGCTCAGGCCCGAGGATAG
- a CDS encoding SHOCT domain-containing protein: MPQHTDDTRLVTILLIVIGAFIISPMFFMGFGMMGFGPMMGGMWGGGMWGDGTMPGWMFVVGIVMQLLFLATLVAGGYLLYSAVAGSERDSDRALEELRLAYARGELTDEEYEQRREALERDAESR; the protein is encoded by the coding sequence ATGCCTCAACACACGGACGACACACGACTCGTAACGATTCTACTCATCGTCATCGGTGCGTTCATCATCTCCCCGATGTTCTTCATGGGCTTCGGGATGATGGGTTTCGGCCCGATGATGGGCGGTATGTGGGGCGGTGGAATGTGGGGCGACGGAACGATGCCTGGCTGGATGTTCGTCGTCGGTATCGTGATGCAGCTCCTGTTTCTTGCTACCCTCGTCGCCGGCGGCTACCTCCTCTACAGCGCGGTCGCTGGCAGCGAGCGCGACTCCGACCGGGCGCTCGAAGAGCTCCGGCTCGCCTACGCCCGTGGCGAACTGACCGACGAGGAGTACGAACAGCGGCGAGAGGCGCTCGAACGCGACGCGGAATCACGATGA